Proteins from a genomic interval of Ptychodera flava strain L36383 chromosome 7, AS_Pfla_20210202, whole genome shotgun sequence:
- the LOC139137696 gene encoding ADP-ribosylation factor 3-like translates to MAAAVTHLLIFIVSVAASGSPALTLEPVIQSNMGNAIRRLFGEKEVRILMLGLHAAGKTTILYRLRLGEMVRTLPSMGFNVETVEHKGVNFVTWDSGGRCKIRPMYTHYHPKTDALVFVVDSNDKERLQEAKDELYSFLKEDGYRETVLLVFANKQDLPNAMSVQEITEKLDLHSIRERQWYIQGSACTDGSGLYEGLDWLATQLGGKKAKQTLQASVDKTLTESKKEIRSGYGILLRFYVVVKTKVFGA, encoded by the exons ATGGCTGCCGCTGTTACAcaccttttgatttttattgtatcagtggcggctagcggttcgcctgcattgactctagagcctgtgaTTCAGAGCAACATGGGCAACGCGATCAGACGGCTTTTCGGAGAGAAGGAGGTGCGAATCCTGATGTTGG GTTTGCATGCTGCTGGCAAAACAACCATTTTGTACAGATTGCGTCTTGGTGAAATGGTCAGAACATTACCATCCATGG gATTTAATGTTGAAACTGTAGAACACAAAGGTGTCAACTTTGTAACATGGGATAGTGGAGGAAGATGCAAAATT AGACCAATGTACACGCACTACCACCCTAAAACTGATGCTCTGGTCTTTGTTGTTGATAGCAATGACAAAGAAAGATTACAGGAAGCCAAGGATGAGCTTTATAGCTTTCTCAAAGAAGATGGGTATAGAGAGACAGTCTTGCTTGTCTTTGCAAATAAACAGGATCTGCCCAATGCAATGAGTGTTCAGGAAATCACAGAGAAGTTGGACTTGCACAGTATAAGAGAAAGACAGTGGT ATATTCAAGGCTCTGCTTGTACTGATGGTAGTGGTTTGTATGAAGGATTAGACTGGCTAGCAACTCAGCTTGGTGGCAAGAAAGCCAAACAGACATTACAAGCGTCTGTAGACAAAACTCTCACAGAAAGCAAGAAAGAAATTCGAAGTGGTTATGGAATATTATTGAGATTTTATGTAGTTGTGAAGACCAAAGTATTTGGTGCCTAG